A DNA window from bacterium contains the following coding sequences:
- a CDS encoding serine/threonine protein kinase, which produces MKDLTGTRLGQYEIVERLGGGGMAVVYRAVQQPLGREVALKALSSELFQDDGFVKRFETEAKTLAKLDHPNILPIYDFEMSDGVAYLTMPLIRGGTLRDVLNHGPLDTLTAWRYLREIGDGLQHAHDAGIVHRDLKPTNVLIHADGRAMLADFGLARGAGQPTHLTTIGLAIGTPGYMAPEQVMGHDVDKRADIYAMGVLTFEMLTGRLPFIGSNRMEVAYATVNAPIPSAVKLNANLPDELDQLLAKVLAKDPAERPQTVRELLAQMARLPQRRQAATPPAPVAPAVAAVASARPAPAALPPETAAMRVISSPAGLHGSPPPTPTAGGASAIRTLEMMGVRAARARGRFILNSHVSNLVHVARDVSGDRWPELAYAAGLVQYVEQDPPHDEQLSSPVESLSRLNEAFETVYGPEAEDMIRAWGRRATERWLAEGRHGMGGPRWLVPGRQRRLAGVVRAFTEAMDNVRGEHTHAWLQVDEHQFWLVNFSNMFALGRIKTVKSCHVWTASIETILRWAGLANDWYVEEVECGCVTGTFDCVFAIRSVES; this is translated from the coding sequence GTGAAGGACCTCACCGGGACCAGGCTGGGTCAGTACGAGATCGTCGAGCGCCTCGGCGGGGGCGGGATGGCGGTCGTCTACCGAGCCGTGCAGCAGCCGCTGGGCCGGGAGGTGGCGCTCAAGGCCCTGTCTTCGGAGCTCTTTCAGGACGACGGGTTCGTCAAGCGTTTCGAGACCGAAGCCAAAACCCTGGCCAAGCTCGACCACCCCAACATCCTTCCGATTTATGACTTCGAGATGTCGGATGGGGTCGCCTACCTGACCATGCCGCTGATTCGCGGCGGCACGCTGCGCGACGTCTTGAACCACGGACCGCTCGACACCCTGACGGCCTGGCGGTACCTGCGGGAGATCGGCGACGGCCTGCAGCACGCCCACGACGCGGGCATCGTCCATCGCGACCTCAAGCCGACGAACGTGCTCATCCACGCCGACGGGCGGGCGATGCTGGCGGACTTCGGCCTGGCCCGAGGCGCTGGCCAACCGACGCACCTGACCACGATCGGCCTGGCCATCGGCACGCCGGGCTACATGGCGCCGGAGCAGGTGATGGGCCACGACGTCGACAAGCGCGCCGACATCTACGCCATGGGAGTGCTGACGTTCGAGATGCTGACGGGCCGGCTGCCGTTCATCGGGTCCAACCGGATGGAGGTCGCATACGCCACCGTCAACGCTCCCATACCGTCGGCGGTGAAGCTCAACGCCAACCTGCCGGACGAGCTCGACCAGCTGCTGGCCAAGGTGCTGGCGAAAGACCCGGCCGAGCGGCCCCAGACGGTCCGTGAGCTGCTCGCGCAGATGGCCAGGCTGCCGCAGCGCCGCCAGGCGGCGACTCCGCCCGCGCCGGTGGCGCCGGCGGTGGCCGCAGTCGCCTCGGCACGTCCCGCGCCGGCCGCCCTGCCGCCCGAGACCGCCGCGATGCGGGTCATCTCCTCGCCGGCCGGGCTGCACGGGTCGCCGCCTCCCACCCCGACCGCCGGCGGGGCGTCGGCGATCCGGACCCTGGAGATGATGGGGGTGCGGGCGGCCCGGGCGAGGGGACGGTTCATCCTCAACTCGCACGTCAGCAACCTCGTCCACGTCGCGCGCGATGTCAGCGGCGATCGGTGGCCGGAACTCGCCTACGCGGCCGGCCTCGTGCAGTACGTGGAGCAGGACCCGCCGCACGACGAGCAGCTTTCGTCGCCGGTCGAGTCGCTGAGCCGGCTGAACGAGGCGTTCGAGACCGTCTACGGACCCGAGGCCGAAGACATGATCCGGGCGTGGGGGCGGCGCGCCACCGAGCGCTGGCTCGCCGAGGGCCGGCACGGGATGGGCGGGCCGCGGTGGCTGGTTCCGGGCCGGCAGCGGAGGCTGGCGGGGGTCGTGAGGGCGTTCACCGAGGCCATGGACAACGTGCGCGGCGAGCACACCCATGCCTGGCTGCAGGTCGACGAGCACCAGTTCTGGCTCGTCAACTTCTCCAACATGTTCGCTCTCGGACGCATCAAGACCGTCAAGTCGTGTCACGTCTGGACCGCCAGCATCGAGACCATCCTCCGCTGGGCCGGGCTGGCCAACGACTGGTACGTGGAGGAGGTCGAATGCGGCTGCGTGACCGGCACCTTCGACTGCGTTTTCGCCATCCGGTCGGTCGAGAGCTGA
- a CDS encoding response regulator, with the protein MAVRSGSRVRSGSVRRFISPSRWRLRTSRRCSDGMPDIGITGGTAPFTVLVADDNDVAQRLCKRVLEKAGYGVLIAADGLQAVDIAVRQRPSMILMDVAMPGIDGLEAMRRIKAEIPAMPIVIASAHSMASDHQRFLEAGADNVLSKPFRLADLIAIVENLARGGK; encoded by the coding sequence ATGGCGGTGAGATCTGGGTCGAGAGTGCGGTCGGGCTCGGTTCGGCGTTTCATTTCACCATCCCGCTGGCGGCTGAGAACGTCCCGCCGTTGCAGCGACGGCATGCCTGATATCGGGATCACCGGTGGGACCGCTCCATTCACGGTGCTGGTGGCTGACGACAACGACGTCGCCCAGCGGCTGTGCAAGCGAGTGCTGGAAAAGGCGGGCTACGGCGTGCTCATCGCGGCTGATGGACTCCAGGCCGTGGACATCGCGGTCAGGCAGCGCCCGTCGATGATCCTGATGGACGTCGCGATGCCGGGCATCGACGGGCTCGAGGCGATGCGCCGGATCAAGGCGGAGATCCCGGCGATGCCGATCGTCATCGCGAGCGCGCACTCGATGGCGAGCGACCATCAGCGCTTCCTGGAGGCGGGCGCCGACAACGTGCTGAGCAAACCGTTCCGGCTTGCCGACCTGATCGCGATCGTCGAGAACCTGGCCAGGGGGGGCAAGTGA